One genomic region from Argentina anserina chromosome 2, drPotAnse1.1, whole genome shotgun sequence encodes:
- the LOC126785099 gene encoding serine/threonine-protein kinase BSK1-like, with protein sequence MGSCLSSLSPRRLWRRAEEKSNCARQQQQQQQQNKSAASAFNATSFASSKSPELADGKDAAAAPGFSEFSLAELKSATNNFSSDFIVSESGEKAPNVVYKGRLQNNNHRRWIAVKKFAKLAWPDPQQFADEACGVGKLRHKRLANLIGYCCDGDERLLVAEYMPNDTLAKHLFHWENQTIEWAMRLRVALFIAEALDYCSSEGRPLYHDLNAYRVLFDENGDPRLSCFGLVKNSRDGKSYSTNLAYTPPEYLRNGRVTPESVIFSFGTVLLDLLSGKHIPPSHALDMIRGRNILLLMDSHLEGNFSTEEATVVFDLASRCLQYEPRERPNTKDLAATLTPLQNKSDVSSYVMLGIPKHEEAPPTPQHPLSAMGDACSRMDLTAIHQILVMVHYKDDEGTNELSFQEWTQQMKDMLDARKRGDLAFREKDFRSAIDNYSQFIDVGTMVSPTVYARRSLCHLLCDQPDAALRDAMQAQCVHPDWSTAFYMQAVALAKLDMHKDAADMLNEAAGLEEKRQQRGR encoded by the exons ATGGGAAGCTGCCTGTCCTCGCTTTCGCCACGGCGACTGTGGCGGCGGGCGGAGGAGAAGAGCAACTGCGCCAGACAAcagcaacagcagcagcagcagaacAAGAGCGCGGCCTCGGCGTTTAACGCCACGTCGTTTGCGAGCAGCAAGAGTCCGGAATTGGCCGACGGAAAAGACGCAGCGGCGGCGCCGGGATTCTCGGAGTTCTCGCTGGCGGAGCTGAAATCCGCGACGAACAACTTCAGCTCCGACTTCATCGTCTCCGAGAGCGGCGAGAAGGCCCCCAATGTGGTCTACAAGGGCCGCCTCCAGAATAACAACCACCGCCGCTGGATCGCCGTCAAGAAATTCGCCAAGCTCGCCTGGCCTGACCCCCAACAATTCGCC gatgaagcTTGCGGAGTAGGGAAGCTGAGGCATAAGAGGCTAGCCAATTTGATTGGATATTGCTGCGACGGCGACGAGAGGCTGCTGGTGGCTGAGTACATGCCCAATGATACCCTTGCTAAGCATCTCTTCCACT GGGAAAATCAGACCATTGAGTGGGCCATGCGATTAAGAGTTGCTCTTTTCATTGCTGAAGCATTGGATTATTGCAGTAGTGAAGGCCGTCCGTTGTACCATGACTTAAATGCATACCGGGTTCTCTTTGATGAG AATGGTGATCCCCGGCTTTCATGTTTTGGGTTGGTGAAAAACAGTAGGGATGGAAAAAGTTACAGCACTAATCTTGCCTATACTCCTCCTGAATATCTTAGAAATG GAAGGGTGACTCCAGAAAGTGTTATTTTCAGTTTTGGGACTGTCCTTTTAGATCTTCTCAGCGGGAAGCACATACCTCCAAGTCAT GCTCTTGATATGATTCGGGGTAGAAACATTCTTCTCTTAATGGATTCGCATCTTGAGGGTAACTTTTCAACTGAAGAGGCAACTGTGGTTTTTGATCTTGCTTCACGATGTTTGCAATATGAACCTAGGGAGCGGCCAAATACCAAAGACCTTGCTGCAACACTCACCCCACTGCAAAATAAATCTGAT GTTTCATCTTATGTGATGCTGGGAATTCCAAAGCACGAGGAAGCGCCTCCGACTCCACAACACCCTCTTTCTGCCATGGGTGATGCCTGTTCAAGGATGGACCTGACAGCTATCCATCAGATTTTGGTAATGGTACACTACAAAGATGATGAAGGAACCAATGAG TTGTCTTTCCAGGAATGGACCCAGCAGATGAAAGATATGTTGGATGCAAGGAAACGAGGAGACCTTGCATTTCGTGAAAAAGATTTTAGATCTGCGATAGATAATTATTCTCAG tTCATAGATGTTGGGACGATGGTCTCTCCAACTGTCTACGCCCGGAGAAGTCTTTGCCACCTCCTTTGTGATCAACCAGATGCTGCCCTCCGAGATGCAATGCAAGCGCAATGTGTCCATCCCGACTGGTCCACGGCGTTTTACATGCAGGCAGTTGCTCTTGCTAAACTAGACATGCACAAGGATGCAGCTGACATGCTGAATGAGGCTGCTGGCCTTGAAGAAAAGAGACAGCAGAGAGGGAGATGa
- the LOC126785094 gene encoding ATP-dependent zinc metalloprotease FTSH, chloroplastic, whose translation MASTLLSSAFYGSKILHSPPTPKTTRPSSSAPLLPLPLKRIFAKSEKPDSNSIKSITSQATLATLLFSSLTTPHALALDNVTPPSEPAPVLQAQPTKPTANPFSQSLNLTAPKPQSQAATDLPEGTQWRYSEFLNAVKKGKVERVRFAKEGSALQLTAVDGRRASVVVPNDPDLIDILAMNGVDISVSEGDSGGGILNFIGNLLFPIIAFAGLFFLFRRGQGGPGGPGGLGGPMDFGRSKSKFQEVPETGVTFADVAGADQAKLELQEVVDFLKNPDKYTALGAKIPKGCLLVGPPGTGKTLLARAVAGEAGTPFFSCAASEFVELFVGVGASRVRDLFEKAKSKAPCIVFIDEIDAVGRQRGAGMGGGNDEREQTINQLLTEMDGFSGNSGVIVLAATNRPDVLDSALLRPGRFDRQVTVDRPDVAGRVKILQVHSRGKALAKDVDFEKIARRTPGFTGADLQNLMNEAAILAARRELKEISKDEIADALERIIAGPEKKNAVVSEEKKKLVAYHEAGHALVGALMPEYDPVAKISIIPRGQAGGLTFFAPSEERLESGLYSRSYLENQMAVALGGRVAEEVIFGQANVTTGASNDFMQVSRVARQMVERFGFSKKIGQVAVGSSGGNPFLGQQMSSQKDYSMATADVVDAEVRELVEKAYKRATEIITTHIDILHKLANLLIEKESVDGEEFMSLFIDGKAELYVS comes from the exons atgGCTTCCACTCTACTCTCTTCTGCCTTCTACGGCTCTAAAATCCTCCACTCTCCTCCCACCCCCAAAACCACTAGACCATCATCGTCAGCACCactcctccctctccctctcaaacGCATATTCGCCAAATCCGAAAAACCCGATTCAAATTCCATCAAGTCCATCACTTCCCAAGCCACTCTAGCCACCCTACTCTTCTCCTCCCTCACCACCCCACACGCTCTAGCCTTAGATAACGTCACGCCCCCGTCAGAGCCCGCCCCGGTGCTCCAGGCCCAGCCCACCAAGCCCACCGCCAACCCTTTTTCCCAGTCCCTCAACTTAACCGCCCCAAAGCCACAGTCCCAGGCCGCCACCGACCTCCCGGAGGGCACCCAATGGCGCTACAGCGAGTTCCTAAACGCCGTCAAGAAGGGCAAGGTCGAGAGAGTCAGGTTCGCCAAGGAAGGCTCGGCTCTGCAGCTCACGGCGGTTGACGGCCGTCGCGCCTCGGTCGTGGTCCCCAACGACCCGGACCTCATCGACATTCTGGCCATGAACGGCGTCGACATCTCCGTCTCCGAGGGAGACTCCGGCGGCGGGATATTGAACTTCATCGGGAACCTGCTGTTTCCGATCATCGCCTTCGCCGGACTGTTCTTCCTTTTCAGGCGGGGGCAGGGAGGCCCCGGAGGGCCCGGCGGGCTCGGCGGGCCCATGGACTTCGGGAGGTCCAAGTCCAAGTTCCAGGAGGTTCCAGAAACCGGTGTGACCTTCGCTGACGTGGCCGGAGCTGACCAGGCGAAGCTGGAGCTGCAGGAAGTTGTGGACTTCTTGAAGAATCCGGATAAGTACACTGCTCTGGGAGCCAAGATTCCCAAAGGGTGTCTCCTGGTGGGCCCTCCCGGTACGGGGAAGACTCTGCTGGCGCGTGCGGTGGCCGGAGAGGCGGGAACGCCGTTCTTCTCGTGCGCGGCGTCGGAGTTCGTGGAGCTGTTTGTGGGAGTTGGGGCGTCGAGGGTGAGGGACTTGTTTGAGAAGGCGAAATCGAAAGCGCCGTGCATTGTGTTCATTGATGAGATTGATGCTGTTGGGAGGCAGAGAGGGGCTGGGATGGGCGGTGGAAATGATGAGAGAGAGCAGACTATTAATCAGTTGTTGACGGAGATGGATGGGTTTTCTGGTAATTCCGGTGTCATTGTGTTGGCGGCGACTAACAGGCCGGATGTTCTTGATTCGGCGCTGTTGAGGCCCGGAAGGTTTGACAGGCAAGTAACTGTGGACAGGCCTGATGTTGCTGGGAGAGTTAAGATCCTGCAG GTGCACTCCAGAGGGAAGGCATTGGCAAAGGATGTGGACTTTGAAAAGATTGCAAGGAGAACTCCTGGTTTCACAGGAGCTGATCTACAGAACCTGATGAACGAAGCTGCCATTCTTGCAGCCAGACGTGAGCTCAAGGAAATAAGCAAAGATGAGATAGCTGATGCTCTGGAGAGAATCATCGCCGGACCAGAGAAGAAGAATGCTGTAGTctcggaggagaagaagaaattagTTGCTTACCACG AGGCTGGGCATGCTCTTGTTGGTGCCTTGATGCCTGAATATGACCCTGTGGCCAAGATTTCCATCATCCCCCGTGGCCAGGCCGGTGGTCTAACCTTCTTTGCTCCAAGTGAAGAGAGACTTGAGTCTGGATTGTACAGCAGAAGCTACCTGGAGAATCAAATGGCTGTTGCCCTTGGAGGAAG GGTTGCTGAAGAAGTTATCTTTGGTCAGGCAAATGTGACAACAGGAGCATCAAATGACTTCATGCAAGTTTCAAGGGTGGCAAGGCAGATGGTTGAGAGATTTGGATTCAGCAAAAAGATCGGACAAGTCGCTGTTGGTAGTTCAGGTGGCAATCCCTTCTTAGGTCAACAG ATGTCATCCCAAAAAGATTACTCCATGGCGACTGCTGATGTTGTGGATGCAGAGGTGAGGGAGCTGGTCGAGAAAGCTTACAAAAGGGCCACAGAGATCATCACAACCCACATTGACATCCTCCACAAGCTAGCCAACCTCCTGATAGAAAAGGAAAGTGTTGATGGTGAAGAATTCATGAGCCTCTTTATTGATGGAAAGGCTGAGCTTTACGTCTCATAA
- the LOC126785116 gene encoding uncharacterized protein LOC126785116, with amino-acid sequence MAGPNFEALRNLHNSANDLLHSPLIQQALVRNSQEKWVHEVSEASLKLLDVCSISKDVLFLVKEHLQDLQFTLRRVNSSGEEDIGSKMTAYNVYRNKLKKETLKCLDSLKCRRPMKSKSSIVSLELFPIDQNLTVVVDVLRQVRVTTVSIVETLLSLISIPWLDEKSSRSCTASFMSKFICGRSQKVHDLCDATALQSANTRLDAVEIAIQDLQVELECMFRRLIDTRVALLNILTN; translated from the coding sequence ATGGCTGGCCCGAACTTTGAAGCTCTGAGAAACCTGCACAACTCTGCCAATGATCTTCTCCACTCTCCTCTCATCCAGCAAGCTCTGGTCCGCAACAGTCAAGAGAAATGGGTTCATGAAGTCTCAGAAGCCTCTCTTAAACTGTTGGACGTGTGCAGCATTTCGAAAGATGTTCTTTTTCTCGTAAAAGAGCATCTCCAGGACCTTCAGTTCACGTTACGTAGAGTGAACAGCTCCGGAGAAGAAGATATAGGGAGCAAAATGACGGCCTACAATGTTTATCGGAacaagttgaagaaggagaccCTCAAGTGCTTGGATTCTTTGAAATGTCGCCGTCCGATGAAGAGCAAGTCCTCCATTGTTAGCTTGGAACTTTTCCCTATAGACCAGAACCTCACGGTAGTTGTGGATGTGCTAAGGCAAGTGAGGGTCACCACAGTTTCAATTGTGGAGACTCTGCTGTCCCTCATATCCATTCCTTGGCTCGATGAAAAATCAAGTAGAAGTtgcactgcttctttcatgtcCAAGTTCATTTGTGGAAGGAGCCAAAAAGTACATGACCTATGCGATGCAACCGCGCTTCAGAGTGCGAATACAAGGTTGGATGCTGTGGAGATCGCCATTCAAGATCTTCAAGTTGAGTTAGAGTGCATGTTCAGACGCTTAATAGACACCAGAGTTGCCCTACTCAACATCCTTACCAACTAG